The Nitrospirota bacterium genome has a window encoding:
- the holA gene encoding DNA polymerase III subunit delta: MSYKTFLKEIEKGLLESVYVIYTSESFLQREAIEAIKRILPEDERDFNLHIFNFISDDEQRHTLDDLLNVLNTHSFFGRRRFTISLMNFQKLSKKDFEKLNAYMNNPMQDSVFIIVHNGILKRELRERINIFKSISLDIKENEIPFWIKQKAKINRIEISDEAIDYLIGIIGQDLGLLSAEIEKISMLGKEIIHIDDISDIIAGGRTYNVFNLIDAIKNKDTEKVFNIYRTLKYMIDDYNLIGALNWHYGLQVQDSGGTKNNEYFVRAFEILNKVDIDIKSSGRNFPMEYLFVKLLQLQ, from the coding sequence ATGAGTTATAAGACATTTTTAAAAGAGATAGAAAAAGGTCTATTAGAATCTGTATATGTGATATATACTTCTGAGTCATTTCTTCAGAGGGAAGCTATAGAGGCAATAAAAAGGATTTTGCCTGAGGATGAACGTGATTTTAATCTCCATATCTTTAATTTTATTTCTGATGATGAACAAAGGCATACTCTTGATGATCTTTTGAATGTTTTAAATACTCACTCTTTTTTTGGACGAAGAAGGTTTACGATCTCATTAATGAATTTCCAGAAACTGTCTAAAAAAGATTTTGAGAAATTAAATGCTTACATGAATAATCCAATGCAGGATTCGGTTTTTATTATTGTCCATAATGGAATACTTAAGAGAGAGCTCAGAGAGAGAATCAATATTTTCAAATCTATATCTCTTGATATAAAAGAAAATGAAATTCCATTCTGGATAAAACAGAAAGCAAAGATTAACAGAATAGAAATATCTGATGAAGCTATTGATTATCTTATCGGTATTATTGGGCAAGACCTTGGTCTTCTATCAGCAGAGATAGAAAAAATTTCTATGCTGGGTAAAGAAATAATACATATAGATGATATTTCTGATATTATTGCTGGAGGAAGGACGTATAATGTTTTTAACCTAATTGATGCAATAAAGAATAAGGATACGGAAAAGGTTTTTAATATATATAGAACACTTAAATATATGATCGATGATTACAACCTCATCGGTGCATTGAACTGGCACTACGGGCTTCAAGTACAAGATTCAGGCGGAACAAAAAATAATGAATACTTTGTGAGGGCATTCGAAATCCTCAACAAAGTAGATATTGATATTAAAAGTTCAGGAAGAAATTTTCCTATGGAGTATCTTTTTGTTAAGCTGCTCCAGCTTCAGTAA
- a CDS encoding tetratricopeptide repeat protein yields the protein MSKLGVFIFILFLGAIALLAIFNQESTIVRIPFGKTYETPTIALLLLSGAVGAFAMLFVFIIRDTKRFIDTWQYQKKQKREEKVQELYSKALNYLFSYHKLQEAKKALQQVLSEDPEHVNALLQLGNIAASEEDYQTAREYYQKVRDLNPRNIEVLFALVRLLEKTDRLTEALRNIDEILEIDDGNLNALYKKREILEKLERWQELVYVQKIILKNEYSEKDKLLAREDLIGYKYEYGRNCLENGELEKAKKAFRIVLRLEKNFIPATLGLAEVLLRENEVEKAIEILETNYEQTSSLIVLLRLEDLLISVGEPSKLIRIYNNNISKNPQKMVTKFFLGRLFYRLEMIDDAFETLLSIDTGGIVYPELHQLLGNLYMKRNQIDKAVLEYKKALESHKCAFSISYGCNNCGYISSEWAGRCSNCKKWSTYQLNLLHS from the coding sequence ATGAGTAAGTTGGGTGTATTTATTTTTATTTTATTCCTTGGAGCAATAGCTCTTCTTGCAATTTTCAACCAAGAATCTACAATAGTAAGAATCCCTTTTGGAAAGACATATGAAACGCCTACTATTGCACTTCTTCTCCTATCTGGGGCGGTCGGAGCATTTGCAATGCTTTTTGTCTTTATCATAAGGGATACTAAGAGATTTATTGACACCTGGCAATATCAGAAAAAACAGAAGAGAGAGGAAAAAGTTCAGGAGTTATATTCAAAGGCTCTGAATTATTTATTTTCTTATCATAAGTTACAAGAGGCAAAGAAGGCATTACAGCAAGTTCTCTCTGAAGACCCCGAACATGTTAATGCATTGCTCCAGTTAGGAAACATAGCCGCTTCTGAAGAGGATTATCAAACTGCAAGGGAATATTATCAAAAAGTTCGTGATCTAAATCCGAGAAATATTGAAGTGTTATTCGCACTTGTCCGCTTGTTGGAAAAAACAGATAGATTAACAGAAGCACTCAGAAACATAGATGAAATTCTCGAAATAGATGACGGAAATTTGAATGCACTATATAAGAAAAGAGAGATTCTTGAAAAGCTGGAAAGGTGGCAAGAACTTGTATATGTTCAGAAAATAATACTAAAAAACGAATATTCAGAAAAGGACAAACTTCTTGCGAGGGAAGACCTTATAGGATATAAATATGAATATGGAAGAAACTGTCTTGAAAATGGTGAACTTGAAAAGGCAAAGAAGGCATTCAGGATAGTATTGCGGCTTGAAAAAAATTTTATCCCTGCTACCTTAGGTCTTGCAGAGGTGCTTTTGAGAGAAAATGAAGTTGAAAAAGCAATAGAAATTCTCGAAACAAATTATGAACAAACTTCATCTTTGATAGTCCTTTTAAGGCTGGAGGATTTACTTATTAGTGTTGGAGAACCTTCGAAACTCATAAGGATTTACAATAACAACATTTCAAAAAATCCTCAGAAGATGGTGACTAAGTTTTTTCTTGGAAGACTATTTTACCGTCTTGAAATGATAGATGATGCTTTTGAAACTCTTCTTTCTATAGATACAGGAGGAATTGTTTATCCCGAGTTGCATCAACTACTGGGTAATCTTTATATGAAGAGAAACCAAATTGATAAGGCTGTCCTTGAATATAAGAAAGCCTTAGAGTCTCATAAATGTGCATTTAGTATATCCTATGGTTGTAACAACTGTGGTTATATATCTTCAGAGTGGGCAGGAAGATGCTCCAATTGTAAAAAATGGAGTACATATCAACTGAATCTTCTTCACTCATAG
- a CDS encoding leucine--tRNA ligase — translation MKERYDPKNIELKWQKFWEDNNIYKTKANPTGKKFYCLEMFPYPSGEIHMGHVRNYSIGDVIARYKRMRGYDVLHPMGWDAFGLPAENAAIKHGIHPSEWTYNNIKHMKQQLIRMGLGYDWEREVTTCKAEYYKWNQWFFLKMMEKGLVYKKFSYVNWCSSCSTVLANEQVIDDKCWRCDNNVVQKKLEQWFFRITNYAEELLQGCEELSGWPERVVIMQKNWIGKGEGVEVDFPIEGMKEKLRIFTTRPDTLFGVTFMCIAPEHPLAEQMVRQKTRLDEIKAKYGKEDEKIGIPTGYYAINPLNEERIPIYVANFVIMEYGTGAIMSVPAHDQRDFDFAKKYNLPIKVVITPFNYSSLSLSELSEAYEGEGLLVDSGIFTGMKSDVAKNEIIKFIEEKGIGKGVVNYKLRDWGISRQRYWGTPIPIIYCEQCGMVPVPESDLPVILPEDVRFTGKGGSPLAESEKFLKTDCPKCGGKARRETDTMDTFVDSSWYFIRYCFNKGDINLLTELRAEDSEFKYWMPVDQYIGGVEHAVLHLLYSRFFTRVLRDLGLINISEPFQNLLTQGMVIKDGAKMSKSKGNVVDPNYLIERYGADTSRLFALFAAPPEKDLDWSDKGVEGAYRFLHKLWGIVYKFINYSLEFKNQKIGQNFSEFTFDARRLYRKTHQTIKKVTHDIEREYHFNTAIAGLMELVNEIASFQPESEDDMMAIRFSIEKTLLLLSPFSPHIAEELWEAIGNKPSIFDQKWPEWNEDEAREDLLEFVIQVNGKVRSKIMVPYGLTEDVLKKVALDDAKIRKIIEKKTIKKIIVVRGKLVNIVVGE, via the coding sequence GTGAAAGAAAGATATGATCCTAAAAATATAGAACTTAAATGGCAGAAATTCTGGGAGGACAATAATATATATAAAACAAAAGCGAATCCGACTGGGAAAAAATTTTACTGCCTTGAGATGTTTCCTTATCCTTCCGGTGAAATACACATGGGGCATGTGAGAAATTATTCTATAGGAGATGTTATTGCAAGATATAAAAGAATGAGGGGTTATGATGTTTTACACCCCATGGGATGGGATGCATTTGGTCTCCCAGCAGAAAATGCAGCAATTAAACATGGGATACATCCTTCAGAATGGACATATAATAACATTAAGCATATGAAACAACAGCTTATACGGATGGGACTCGGCTATGACTGGGAAAGGGAAGTCACAACATGCAAAGCAGAATACTATAAATGGAATCAGTGGTTTTTTCTGAAAATGATGGAGAAAGGTCTTGTATATAAAAAATTTTCTTATGTTAATTGGTGCTCTTCGTGTTCAACTGTTCTTGCTAATGAACAGGTTATTGATGATAAATGCTGGAGATGTGATAACAATGTCGTACAGAAAAAACTCGAACAGTGGTTTTTTCGTATTACTAATTATGCAGAAGAACTGCTTCAGGGTTGTGAAGAATTAAGCGGATGGCCTGAAAGAGTTGTTATAATGCAGAAAAACTGGATTGGAAAAGGCGAAGGCGTTGAAGTTGATTTTCCTATTGAAGGTATGAAAGAAAAGCTGAGGATATTTACTACAAGGCCTGATACATTATTCGGCGTTACTTTCATGTGTATTGCCCCTGAACATCCTTTAGCTGAACAGATGGTGAGGCAAAAAACCAGACTTGACGAGATAAAAGCAAAATATGGGAAAGAGGATGAGAAGATAGGTATCCCTACAGGTTATTATGCAATTAACCCTTTGAATGAAGAGAGAATACCGATTTATGTAGCTAATTTTGTAATCATGGAATATGGAACTGGTGCGATTATGTCTGTCCCGGCACATGATCAGCGAGACTTTGATTTTGCAAAGAAGTATAATTTGCCCATAAAAGTTGTTATTACTCCCTTCAATTATTCTTCCTTGTCACTTTCAGAATTATCAGAAGCTTATGAAGGTGAAGGTTTGCTTGTTGATTCAGGCATATTTACAGGCATGAAGAGTGATGTTGCTAAAAATGAAATTATAAAATTTATAGAAGAAAAGGGAATAGGGAAAGGTGTAGTGAATTATAAATTGAGAGATTGGGGCATATCGAGGCAGAGATACTGGGGAACGCCAATACCCATTATTTATTGTGAACAATGCGGTATGGTCCCAGTTCCTGAAAGTGATTTGCCGGTAATTCTTCCAGAAGACGTTAGATTTACAGGGAAGGGCGGTTCACCTCTTGCAGAATCTGAAAAATTTTTAAAAACTGACTGTCCTAAATGCGGTGGAAAAGCGAGGCGTGAAACAGATACCATGGATACATTCGTCGATTCATCATGGTATTTTATACGTTATTGTTTTAACAAGGGCGATATTAACCTTTTAACTGAACTTCGTGCCGAAGACTCTGAATTCAAATACTGGATGCCTGTTGACCAGTATATCGGTGGGGTTGAACATGCAGTCCTGCATCTCCTATATTCCAGGTTTTTTACAAGGGTCTTACGCGACCTTGGGCTTATCAATATTAGTGAGCCTTTTCAGAATTTACTTACTCAGGGCATGGTTATTAAAGATGGTGCAAAAATGTCCAAATCAAAAGGGAATGTTGTTGATCCAAATTATCTTATTGAACGATATGGCGCTGATACCTCACGTTTATTCGCTCTATTCGCAGCTCCTCCTGAGAAAGATCTTGATTGGTCGGATAAGGGAGTAGAAGGTGCATACAGGTTTTTACACAAGTTATGGGGTATAGTGTATAAGTTTATAAATTATAGCTTAGAATTCAAAAATCAGAAAATAGGACAAAACTTCTCAGAATTTACATTTGATGCCCGGCGCCTTTATCGTAAGACACACCAGACTATTAAAAAAGTTACGCATGATATAGAACGTGAATATCATTTCAATACAGCTATTGCTGGATTAATGGAACTCGTCAATGAGATAGCTTCATTTCAACCTGAATCTGAAGACGATATGATGGCAATCAGATTTTCAATAGAAAAAACATTGCTTCTGCTATCTCCATTTTCTCCACACATCGCGGAAGAACTGTGGGAAGCAATAGGTAACAAACCCAGTATATTTGATCAAAAATGGCCTGAATGGAATGAAGATGAGGCACGTGAAGATTTATTAGAATTTGTGATTCAAGTCAATGGCAAAGTAAGGTCAAAGATTATGGTCCCATATGGTCTTACTGAAGACGTTTTAAAAAAGGTAGCTTTGGATGACGCAAAGATCAGGAAGATTATTGAGAAAAAAACAATAAAGAAAATTATTGTTGTAAGAGGAAAATTAGTAAATATTGTTGTTGGTGAATAA
- the rsfS gene encoding ribosome silencing factor: MEAARAAFDKKAKDIIILDLKGLTTIADYFVICSGESTTQVKAITEKIEEVFNVFNIKPLGIEGLSYSHWVLMDYGDVIVHIFEEETRSFYELEKLWIDAIRLPIEEYQDL; this comes from the coding sequence ATCGAAGCAGCAAGAGCAGCATTCGATAAGAAAGCAAAAGACATTATTATCCTCGATTTAAAGGGCCTGACTACTATAGCAGATTATTTTGTAATCTGTTCAGGAGAAAGTACCACACAGGTTAAAGCAATTACAGAGAAGATTGAGGAGGTATTTAATGTCTTCAATATTAAACCTTTAGGAATTGAAGGATTAAGTTATAGCCACTGGGTGCTTATGGATTATGGAGACGTAATAGTGCATATTTTTGAAGAAGAAACCCGGTCTTTTTATGAACTCGAGAAACTCTGGATTGATGCTATCAGACTTCCGATAGAAGAATATCAAGATTTATGA